ttttggggtatttttagGGCAGGTTTGGGGCATTTGAGGAGGGCCCTGGGCATTTAGGGTGTTTTAAGGGCAGGTTTGGGCAGATTTGGGGTATTGAGAAAGCCCAGCTGTGAACACAGCATTTTTGGGCAGATTTGGGGCAGATCTGGGGCATTTGAGGAAAGCCTGGGCATTTTGGCGTGGCTTTGGGGCATTTTGGGGTATTTTAGGGCAGATCTTGGGGGTATTTTGGGCAGATTTGGGGCATTTGAGGAGGGCCTGGGGCATTTAGGGGTGTTTTGGGGCAGATTGGTGTATTTGAAGAAAGCCAGCTGTGAACACAGCATTTTGGGCGGCGTTGGGGCATTTTGGGGTGTTTTAGGGCaggtttgggtggtttttaGGGAAGATCTGGGGTATTGAGGAAAGCCCACTGTGACTGGGGCATTTTGGGGCAGAACTGGGGTGTTTGGGGGCAGATTTGGTGTGTTTAGGGCAGGTTTGGGCAATTTGAGAAAGCCCAGCGTGACTGCAGCATTTTTGGGTGGCTTTGGGGCATTTTGGTGTGTTTTAGGGCAGGTTTGGGTGGTTTAGGGCGGGTTTGGGATATTTGAGGAAATCCCAGCATGACTGTGGCATTTTGGGCGGCTTTGGGGCATTTGGGGTGTTTTAGGGCAGGTTGGGTGGTTTTAGGGCAGATTTGGGGCATTTTAGGAAATCCCCAGCGTGACCATGGCACTTTTGGGTGTCTTTGGGGCATTTTGGGGTGTTTTAGGGCAGGTTTGGGTAGTTTTAGGGCAGGATTCTAGGGTATCGAAGAAAGCCCACCGTGACTGGAGCATTTTGGGGCGGCTTGGGGCATTTCTGGGGCATCTTTGGGGCCTTTCCTGGGGCATTTTAAGGCAGATATGTGGTATTTGAGGAAATCCCAGCGTGAACACGCATTTTTGGGCGGTTTTGGGGTATTTTGGTGGTGTTTTAGGGCAGGTTTGGTGTGGTTTAGGACAGATCTGGGGTATTTGAGGGAACTGCGCGGGAACATGGCATTTTGGGGCATTTTGGGTGGATTTGGGGgcggtttgggtttttttagggcAGGTTTGCCTGGTTTTAGGGCAGGTTTGGGTGGTTTTAGGACAGATCTGGGGTATGTGAGGAAGCCCAGCGTGACTGGGGCATTTTTGGGCAGCTTTGGGGCATTTTTGGGCAGCTTTTGGGGCAGTTTTTGGGCAGCTTTGGGGGCATTTTGGGCACTTTGGGGCATTTCTGGGCAGCTTTGGGCTTTTTGGGGCAGCTTTGGGGCTTTTGGCATGTTTTAGGGCAGGTTTGGGGCGTGTATAGGCAGGTCTGGGTATTTGAGGAAATCCCAGCGTGAACCGGCATTTTGGGCAGCTTTGGAGCATTTTGGGGCTGTTTGGGGGCGCCGGCGGTATGGGCATGGTGCAGCCCCCCCACAGTGCCCCCCTGTCCCCGCCACGCGCGTGCACTTCGTGCCGGAGCCCTGCACCCTGACATCGATGGCGTCGTTTTCGTCGGCCTGACCTCCACCGACCTGCTTCTTCCACATGGGCGCCGAGGAGATCagcaggtgggtgctgctgggatCCGGGAAGGTCATCGGAGCAGGGATTCTCCCGCAGGGATCTCCCGCCGGCCGGCCGGATCCAGCCCTGAATCCATGGGATCGCCGCAGGAGCCTCATCTCCGGGAGGGTTTTTCCCTGCGGTTGTTGCCTTCAGCACCTTGTTTCATCCCTCGGTGCCCACCGGAGTGGCTGCCGGGTTGTTAATTAGGCTGTGTGCCTAATTAGTCAGCACAGCCTgtgagttttgggttttttttcccttttcctgcctttccgGCGCcacttcagtgtgttttctctCGAAGCTCCGCTGGGATGTCGGACCAGGCTCACACGGATCCTCAAGTCACATCCTGACGCAACGGAGGTGAGGGCTCGGTGCAAACACCCGCTCGAACtcaaaaagagctttttttttcccccaattaAGGGAAAAGTTGTACCGTTCCTCACCGTCTTCCCCTTTaaagtcatatttttttaatctcaaaataTGTCTTTTGGGGGTTCCAGAACCTTTTCAAAACAGGATTCAGAGGGTTTTAGTGCTGTGAGTCCTCTGGACCGGCGCGTGTCAggcttccccagctgccctcgGAGGTAGCGGGTACCCGGGGGCCACgcacaagcagcagaaacaactgGTTTTAACCCCAAAACGACTCGGCCGCTTTGGTCCGAGGCTTGTCGCGACAGGCAACAGTGGTTGTTCCTGGCTGCGGTAACCTCTTCTTCCCCCGTCGACGGCAGTTACTACCCATTGTACCCCCCCTCGGAGGAGCTGAACGTTGACTACGAGAGCTTCTACAGCTACGCCTCGTTTACCTGTCACGCCAGATGTCCTTGTCACCCCCTCGGAACTGCGGTACTTTGTGAGGTCAGGTGGTGTGAGCCCCGGCTGAAAACACCCCCGCACACACCCCCGGTTTTGATGCGGTTGGGTAAAACCTGGTGTACAGCGTGACGGGAGCGGCTGTAGCTTGGGGGGGTGTAGCTCTCGGTGTCCCGATCAGCTGTAGCCGGGTGGCTGTTGGTGCCCTGATCGGCTGTAGCTGGATCAGCTGTAGCTGGGTGGTGCCTGGATTGGCTGTAGCTGGATGGTTGTTGGCACCTGGATCAGTTGTAGCCAGGCGGTTGTTGGCACCCGGATCAACTGTCAGCATCTGGATCGGCTGTAGCCTGGTGGCTGTAGGTGCCTGGATCGGCTGTAGCCAGGTGGTTGTCGGTGCCTGGATTGGCTGTAGCCGGATAGCGGTTGGCATCCAGGTTGGCTGTACCCGGGTGGCTGTCGGTGCTGGGATCGACTGTGGCTGAATTGGCTGTACCCAGGTGGCTGTCAGTGCCGGGATCGACTGTAGCTGGATTGGCTGTACCCAGGTGGCTGTCAGTGCCTGGATCGGCTGTAGCCGGGTGGCTGTAGCTGGATTGGCTGTACCCAGGTGGCTGTCAGTGCCTGGATCGGCTGTAGCCGGGTGGCTGTAGCTGGATTGGCTGTACCCAGGTGGCTGTCAGTGCCTGGATCGGCTGTAGCCGGGTGGCTGTAGCTGGATTGGCTGTACCCAGGTGGCTGTCAGTGCCTGGATTGGCTGTAGCCGGGTGGCTGTAGCTGGATTGGCTGTACCCAGGTGGCTGTCAGTGCCTGGATCGGCTGTAGCTGGATCAGCTGTAGCTGGGTGGCTGTACCCAGGTGGCTGGTCAGTGCCTGGATCGCTGTAGCTGGATCAGCTGTAGCTGGGTGGCTGTAGGTGCCTGGATCAGCTGTAGCCTAGTGGTTGTAGCCAGGTGGCTGTCAGTGCCTGGATCGGCTGTAGGTGCCTGGATCGGCTGTAGGTGCCTGGATTTGCTGTACCCGGGTGGCTGTAGGGTGCCTGATCGGCTGTACCCAGGTGGCTGTTGGCATCTGGATCGGCTGTAACTGGGTGGCTGTAGCCGGGCAGCTGTCGGCACCTGGATCGGCTGTagctgggtggctgctggtgcctgggTCGGCTGTAGCCGCAGCCGCCGGCCCTCACCTCTGTGACCGTCGCTCTCGTACCCCCGCAGGACGTGCTGGGCTGCGTCTGCATCAACCCGGGGCGGCTGACGAAGGGCCAGGTTGGGGGGACCTACGGCCGCCTGTACGTACAGCGCGAGGACACCGAGGGCGAGCGGAAGAGCCCGTGTGTCGCTGCTCAAGTCGTCAAAATCTAAAGCGTCGAGAGGTTTCCTCCACCGGAACCGCTTCACGGAAACCAAGCGGTTTCCAAATACACTTGgaattttggttaaaaaaagaaaacaacacccAAACCCAGTTGTGTTTGTCCGCACGCGcctaattaattaattttcaggtgGCCGGGGGAAGGCTGTGCCTTTGCTGCAGCgcctggtgaaaaaaaaaacaccaaaaaacagcGTCAGGGTTGGGTTTGAAACTATTTCCTCCATTTTTTGCCTCAAATTTGTGGCGAGGAAGCTGAAAATTAACAGATCAATTAATAGTCATCCCCCCATCCCGCTTGGCTGCTGGTGTTTGTTCCGCTGTgatggtggggggtggggaaaaaggtgggggtttttgcCCAGCAAAAAGGTAAATCTGATGTGAAAAAAGGGAATTGAGTGTTGTAGCTTcatgctggggggaggggagtggaaaaaaaagggggaaaaaggtttttttgccGGAAAAAAGGTAAATCTGATGGGAAAAAAGGGACTCGAGTGTTGTAACTTCCTGACGTGGAAAAAAAGGGCGAAAAAGGGTTTTTGCCATAAAAAAGGTAAATCCGAtgtgagaaaaggaaattgtgtCTTGTAACTTCctgatgtggaaaaaaagggcgaaaaaggaatttttttttgctggaaaaaaggtaaatctGATGGGAAAAATGGGACTTAAGTGTTGTAACTTCCCgctgtggaaaaaaagggggaaaatggggtttttttggctggaaaaaaggcaaatccaATGTGAGAAAAGGCAATTGAGTTTTGTAACTTTGCACCGTGGAAAAAAAGGCGGAAAAAGAAGGTTTTTTGctagaaaaaatgtaaatccaATGGGGAAAATGGGACTTAAGTGTTGTAACTTCCCGCcatggaaaaaaaggggggggaaaagtgttttttttcagggaaaaagtTAAATCTGATGAGAAAAAAGGGAATTGGGTTTTGTAGCTTCACGCTGGGGGGATGGGAGcggaaaaaaaagggagaaaaagggtttttttgctggaaaaaaggTGAATCCgatgaaagaaaagggaattgAGTGCTGTAACTTCCCgctgtggaaaaaaagggaggaaaagttttttgctggaaaaaaggtaaatatgGTAAGAAAAAAGGGACTTGAGTGTTTTAACTTCCTACcatggaaaaaaagggggggaaatgaTGTTTTTTTGCCGGGAAAAAGGTAAATCcgatggggaaaaaagggaagttGAGTGTTGCAACTTCCCGccgtggaaaaaaaaaggggaaaaccgattttttttgccagaaaaaaggtaaatccgatggggaaaaaagggaagtgAGTGTTGCAAATTCCCGCCgtggaaaaaaaggggggaaatggagattttttttgctggaaaaatgaTAAATCCGATGGGAAAAAAGGGACTCGAGTGTTGCAACTCGCCGCCGCGGGGCAGTTCCAGGCGTCGGGAGGCTGGAAAACAGCCCTGGTGCTGAGCCGCGTCTCCCTTCATTAATTTGCCACTTAATTACCTGCCTGCCCTTATTACAGGCTCCCTCCAGAGCGGCGTTTATCGCCTCTCGCCCTTCCAACCCCGCGTGGGCGTTGGGGCACGTTTTggggggaaatggggggggggggggggaagtgatCCCCTTGGATTTCTGGCTGCGACTTCAGATTTGCTGGAAAATCTCCGTTTTCTCCCCAAATATTGGCACGAAGCGAAGGGGCGCAGCGCCCGTGGGCTCCGGCTGTTGCGTCTCGGCCTCTCGGGGCTTTCGATGATTTTAGCACTTTTCACCCCAAATAAAACACTGGGTTTTCCCAGCCTGGGTAAAAGCTGGGGGGGttcctgcttttttccagtttccagctttttttcctgctctttttttagtttccagctttttttccctaagtttttcagcttccagcttttttatcctgattttttcagtttccagatTGTTtttatcctgatttttttttcagtttctagctttttcccaattttttcagtttccagcttttttccttctctttttgtttccagcttttcttcctgatttttcagtttccagctttttttatcctgatttttccagtttccaggtttttttgctgcctttttttagtttccagcatttttaccctgtttttttctgtttccagcttttttcctgctctttttcagtttccacattttttttttatcctgattTTGTCAGTTTCCAGCTTTtttatcctgatttttttcagtttccagctTGTTTTatcctggtttttttcacttttcagcttttttatcctgattttttcagtttccagcttgttttatcctgttttttttcactttccagctttttatttcctgttttttttgcagtgtccagcttttttatcctgttttttttttttcattttccagcatttttatcctggtttttttcagtctccagCTTGTTTTTAtcctggttttttttacagtttccaGCTTTTTATCGTGATTTTTTCAGCATCCAGCTGTTTTatcttgatttttcagtttccagctTTTTTATCCGGACTTTTTCACTTTCCAGCTCGTTTCCCCCCCcgatttttttcactttccagcCTGTTTCATTTCCCCACCTGCTGCAGgaagcacacacaccccccctttcccccccttttccgCCTGGCTGCTCCCCACTGGCCTCATTCCGCTCAGAATCCCGCCGGGTTCAGACACGCAAGCGGTCGCCGCGGCGGAGGGGGGGGTTGACTCAAACACACCGGGGACCAAAGCAGGCGGCATCTCGTTTGCTTCTTAATTAGATGATCCTTGAGGACGAGGCTAATTTAGGATTTAAACCAGTGGAGACTCCGGCGTTGAGTTGGCCaagggttgggttttggtgggcTCCGGCGCTCCGTAGGGAATCCCCCCCACTTCCCTCCGGAGCTGGCAGgaatttttccagctttatttttatttccccagggatttttgttttgttttgttttttttttccctaaccaGGAGCTTCACCACTGTGGCAGAGCGGCGAAACCCAGGCCTGGCCGCGTTCCCGGCTGCCgtgggaaaagcaaaaccatccAGGCTCTTTCATCCCGGTGAGAAGCCGTCGCCGTTCCGtgttctgggggaaaaaaaggaggaaaaaaggaggaaaaaaggagccCCCCGGGAAGGGGGAAGCAAGGCCCCGTGCCGGGGTGGGGCCTGCATGTTGGCTAGGAGCCGGCGGCACGACGCTCCAGCGCTGGGAGGAAGGGAACGGCCGCGCTTGGCTCTGGCTCAGCCGCCACACCGGGAAGACGACGCGGCGATATCAACCACCACTCCCCCCCCGGTTTTGTTTTCCGGTGAGATTCCGGGTCACCGGCGCCGCTGTAGGGTGGTCGTGGTGGGATATGGTGGGGGTGGGACACAACGGCGGTAAATttgggagctggtggggaatgATTCGGCCTCTTCCCAGCGTGGGGATGCTGAGGACCAGTGGGGGGGGGCGGTTCTTTTTCATGCAATTACGGACGGTTTTGTGTCCCTGTCACATCCCCAACCCCCAGTTtcaaggggtgtgtgtgtgatttcctccttttttccccccaagaaaAAACACGGGATCCCTTCGATCCCttcccctgtgccccccccttcccctgttTGCTGCAGCCACCTCTTAATTTTAGCCCCCAGCTGTGAGGTTTCCGACGGCTCCCGGCTTAAATTAGCCACCAGATCCCCAAAATAGCCGGCGTGCTTTGGGGGAGGCTGGATCCTCCGCCGggatatttatatatatatatatatatatttttttttaggagaattTGTCAGTCCCAACAGAAATTCATGGAtgattatgattttttttttttcttttaaatccatATTCCAAGGAGTTGTTGGCGTAGCTGGGGCGGACTCTGACCCCGCCGCTGGGAGTGAGGAGCGACCTGTGCCCTCATCCCACCCCCAAGGCCAAGGTCCCTGCCTGGGAATTCCCAGAAATCTCCCAGCACTCTCGGAGGACCCGCCctaaaaagttgtttttcctgtttttttttcctgggtttaaggaaaaaagcttttttttttttttttctttttttcctgccctccACTTCTGGGCTTCGGTTTGGCACTGCGGcgcagctggggaaactgaggctcGGGAGGGGTTTGGCTACAGTGGAGCCGCCGCGTTTTCCGACTGTCCGTTGGCATTTCCTCAGATGTTTCCTCCTTGGGTTTTCCGTCTCAGTGAAAAATCTTTCCCTGATATGGGTGTTTTCCCAGTCctaggggaaaaataaaaaggcagcgTTTGATGACGCAGGGGTTAGAGCCGGCACCGCCGTCCCATGGTGTCCCTCGGCATGGAGCCGTCGCCAGCACCTCTTGCTGATCTGGATTCAGTGCCAGGGCGAGAAACAAATTCCCTCTTTTAAACCAATTCCAGCTTTCACCGCGATGCTCTGGGCTAAATCTTTCCTCGCAGATGGCGGCACCGTCCCATGCATCCGCCGAAGGCTTTCGGCATCGCTCTGAAACATCCCCGTTctctaaaaaataattaaaaagctgtaatttgGATCCGGAAAGGTCCCTGATGCCactcctccagctctgggatgctggggagagggggctACTGTTCATCTCCCACGCAAATATCCCAGCGTGGCAGGTACAAGGTGCAAAAACTCCTCCCAGGTGCCGATTTTTAGGTGAGGATTTTCTCTGGGCACCCACAGAAGTGGcaaaaagaggtaaaaaaagGCGAGGGGGGAGGAACTGGCTTCGTTGTTTCCGCGTCTTTGAGCAGGAGAAGGGGTTAAAGCCTCCATCGCTTCATCGCTGGTTTTGCAGGATCTTGATAAAATAATTTGCGGAGGCGCCAGGGTGGGAAGAAAAGCCGCTGTCAGGAAGCGAGGGGCTGAAGAAGTGCCGGGTCTTCCCATAACAAAGCATATATTGCTGAAAATgagctaaaataaataaatttttttatgtAGCAAAGCATAAAACGCTGAAAAGGGGCGGAAAGGAAACAATTTCTTCATGTCCTGAAGCCAAAATTGCTGAAAAcgggcagaaaaagaaacaaatttttacGTAGTGCAGCATAAATtggtggaaaagaaacaaatttcaggGTACCGGAGCCTGAATTGTTGTAAATAGGTAAAAAAGTTGTAAATAAGTAAAAAAGTACCAAAACTTTAATGCTGCAAAGTCCAAATggctgaaaagaagcaaaatacttGTGACCCCAAAGCTAAATGGCCAAAAATGGGTGGAAAAGCCACAAAATCTCGTGTGCCGAAGCCTGAATTGGTGAAATGGggcaaaaaagaagaaatgggtGTTAATTCTTGGGTTTTAATGAGTTTTTAGTGACGGTACCTACCATCATGCCATGCTAATTAGCATCAGCCTGGTGAGTGGCCACCCCTCCTTGGCCAAACCGCGGCGTTAATTGGGAGGCGAAACGTTCATCACCGACAGGGGGGAGGCTGCTAAAAACACGCGTAAATAAATTCTCgagggttttggtttgggttttgctccCTTTCCAAGGTGTTTTCCACCCGTTTTGCAGCAGGTTGGGCACGCTGGTAACGCTCACATCGTTTCAGCGGGTTTACTTGGTGGCCGGCGCTGGAAAATGCCAGGAAATGGGATTTTAAGgatttctgcaaggaaaaaaaaaaaaattattccctgCGTTTTTGCGGCCCACTGGCCCTTTCTCAGGCTGCGCTGGCagcaaaaagcctttttttgagttggttttttttttttctcctcccgGAGGACAAAGGGAAAGGGCGCTACCCGCAGCCCTGAACTTTCCCAGCGTTCACCCCGCTCGCAGCGGCGATCACAGGCAGCCTTTGTCCCGGCCCGCTGGGGCGCAGGGTTTCGGTTGGAGCCCAGagcgaggaagaggaggaggcagcGACAGCGGTGGGGAGAAGTTGGGGTGAGGAAGAGCGATTTCGGTGCTGCTGGAAGACCTTGAAGCAAAGTTTTGGTGCTGTCTGGGAGGCGAAACAATCCTTTTCATGGCGGTGGTTGCTCCCCACCAGCATCATCTCACATCCTAACCCAGAAACATCCAATATTTCCGAGGGATgagaggctttttttcctataaatcCACTCTTTGGGggatttcagtgctttttcacGGCTAACTCACAACAGTCTGCAACTCCCTGGGCCAGTGCAAGGGGAGTGGAGCCGGGCAGCTTGTTGGCCCCGCACCCACAGCGTTCCGGTGAGCACCAGCGCTTCCCCAAATCCGGATCGCCACGAAGAAGCGCTTCCCTCAATCCCTGTCTCTCCGCGCACGGCAGCACTTCCACCGTCATCTTCTCGCCACCCCCACCACGGCGTCCTCACGGCGCCTGTATTTCACGCGAGCACCGCCTGTCATTACACCGCCCGCTTTAATCCGCCGGGGATTAACGAAGCCAAATTCTGCATCgtcaggatattttttttttcccttgccgGAGCTGCTGGGAACGAGCTCACCGGTGCCGGCGTTCCTGACACCGACGGCATCGCCGCCGTCTCATCTCTGCTTCATCTCGAGCTGTTGTGCTGCGCTGCTGCtccacctcctcttccccccGCGCTGCTGTCGACCGAATGGGACCTCgggagcagctctggctgtAGCGGCGCGTACGTGGGCCTCTGTTTACAGGCGGGGAGGTGGAACGGTGTTTGTCAGCACCGGGGAGACGGGACGGTGTTTGTCGGTGCCGAGAAGAGGcagttgggggtggggaagaaagaataaagggGGAATAATATGAGCAGCATAGACGGGACGAGAGCGCAGACGTGGTTTCGGCATCGCTTTCCAACGCTAACGGTGGCGCGTCAGGTGGTTGAAGGTGGGCGTGGGATTTTTCCATCctcctttatatttttaaggatAAATTTCAGGGGCGGCAAGCGGGGTGTAGTTTGGGGAAGGGGCGGGAGGATCTGGCAGCCGTCCAGGTGTCGGTGGGATCGTGCCACCCTCGGAACCCCAGCGCTTGGGATCCCAGAGAGCCAACACCTGCTGGCCGACGCGGTCGTTGAACACCGCCAGGCGCGTGGCTCCGTCTGCAATTAAAATGCCGGCCCTCGGGGAGGGCGTTTGGCTTGCTTCATCCGGCGTCGGCCGCGGACTGGTTTCACTGGTTCATTGGCACCGGCCAGGGCGGGTTTCGGCTGGGGCAAACTGCACCCGACATGGTTGCTGGGGCTGTAAAACACAGGTGGAGCGGCTGTTTCCCAGCTGGGCTTCGTGTTGTGTGGCAGCTGACGGGAACGCCGCCGCCAGGGAATCGGGCCTGACCTCTTGCCGCGatggtttgggggtggggttgaAGCACAGGGCTCGGCCGCGGTGGTTTCGGCAGCGGTTTTGGCAGCGGTTGCACCATCAGCTCTCGCTTTCCTGGTGCGGCTGTACCAGGTGGTGCATTACACACAGCGTAAAGAGGCTGGAAGCTGTGGCGGGTGGTTGTTTTAGCGGTAGAGGGGCTCAGCGCGTGGACAAACCCGTCTCTAAATCACttataaattctgttttatatttGCAGTCGACAGCAGATCAGATACGGTTTCGCAGAAACACGGCGCGATgggattttgaaatattttttccccaaaaaaatgAGTGATAAAGGCTAAACCTCCAGCCCTTCCCACTTGATTTGTGAAAATTAATGTTCAGGTGGCCCAAACCCTCTTTCATCCCTTTTTCTGTCCCACTGCAGCGTTTCCCAAGGTTGCGTACGACATTTATTATTGCGTAAAATACCCATTTTTGCCTTATTCCTCTGGTCAAAAGTCATGCCTAGAACCAAATGCATAAACCCTCCAGAGTTGAATGAATATGACCAAAACGGtgggggtaaaaaaaaacaacatttccttccccctcctgccttaatctctattattttttatttgggcTGGTTGTTGGGTGGGGCTGGGTTGTGCGTGGCCAAGAGGAGAGGGAACcgaaaggaaaaaatagctcTTTGGGGCTAGAAAAGCCGCGTCCCGACGCTGCGCTCTCCCTGTCTTTAACTCTGAACCCCGCTTCCCCCCACAAAAACGCAAATCCTCTTAGATTTCCAGCTCTGACCCTGGTTTTTCTCCCACTCGAAACAAATCCTGGGGAGAGGCACCTGGATTTAATTACCCCCGTTGTTTTGTTATCGATAACGCCGCCAACGAATTTTAGATAGAGGAGCGTAGAACGTCTGGAATTAATTTCCTGGGACGTGTTGAGGTTGAGGATCTCCACCCGACGTGTTATAACTTCCTtttaagagggttttttttgtttttttttttttttttttaatttgcagattcattttttttaaagctcacaTCGCCGAGGTCGAGGAAGACGACGGTCTTTTGAGTTGGCGTGGAAGAGCTCCGCGCCTGGGCGAGATGTCCACCAAGGTGCCGATCTACCTGAAGagggggagcaggaaggggaagaaggagaagcTCCGCGACATCCTCTCCTCCGACATGATCAGCCCGCCCTTGGGGGACTTCAGGCACACGATTCACATCGGCAGCGGCGGGGAGAGCGACATGTTTGGGGACATCTCCTTCCTTCAGGGCAAGTTTCATCTCCTCCCCAGGACCGAAGGAAGCTTCGACTCCGACAAGGACAGCCCCGATGCGGCACCATTCGAGTTCTCCAGGACGGCCACTATCTCCGGATGCCAGCAGCCCTCCTCGGAGACTTCATCCCCCCTCCTCAAAAACGCCATCTCCTTGCCCGTCATTGGGGGGCCGCAGGCGCTGACGCTGCCCTCGGCGCAAGCCCCGCCGAAACCACCGCGGTTGCACCTCGATGACAAAGCCCCGGCGGTGCCAAGCGGGGAGGAGGACGGCGAGGGTGGGAGCGCCGCCTCGCTGCTGCATCCCTGCGCCTCCCGTTTCGCTGCTCCAACGAACGGCTTCGCCGAGGAGAAGGGTAGTGCCGAGCCGGCTTTCCTCTCCCACGCtggctccctcctctccctccatgTGGATTTGGGGCCGTCCATTTTGGAGGACGTCCTGCAAGTGATGGAGAAGCACCAAGCAGAGGGAGTGGGTGGATCTATACAGGATTCGGGCAGGCAGGAAATCTTGACGTGAAGGCGACTGGAGGTAAAGACGCCGAGAAACGGATTATTATCaatttttttggtggggtgggggggtggtggtttCCAAAAATCGCAGCTGGAACTCATGAGGTTTGACTCCACGCACCTCCCCCACCCGGTGTGCTGATGGCGATGTGTTGTTTCCTCTCGCAGAGCCCGTCGTGCGAACGGGACGTGAGCGTTTCTCCTCGGTGCCGCTCCTTGCAGACCTACGGCTGTTCCCTCgctgtggggaggaagggggaaaaaaaaaacccaacccaacaaacCACCCTACGAAGCCAAGATGAAAACAGGTGGCACTCGCTGCCCGGTTGTATCGCCGCTTGCCTGTATCTACTTCACCTTTAGCGACGCATTGAACCGTTAACACCGCGCCGACCGGTAGAAATAATCTGCCGCGCCGCTAGAAGCGTTTGTTGTACCGGATGGGATGAAACGGCGATGGTTGAATTCCCAAATGTCTCAGTCAGGAGGATTTTGGGGGTTTCGGGGTTGgtttgagggggtttttttggcttgaaGAGGGGCTGGGGTTTGCGCTCGGTTGAGGCGAAGGCGTGACGCTCGCTGCGTGCCGACCGCCTGAACGTCAAGGTGATGCCAAACGTCAGCCTTCGCCTTTGTATCCTCAAAATCGGTAAATTTGGCAGTGACGTGGCTAAAGGCTCCGTTGGGCTTTAACACCTCTAATGTCTCTAAAAGCTCTCCACGGAGAAGCTAAAAACACCCACCTTCTCAGGCTGTATTTTAGCAACTAAATCCATGGCCGGAGCTTGGGgttttaagataaaaaataacaaaacacaccccaccccaccccacaaaaaaaaaaaaaaaaaaaaaagaaagaaaatgtgctgaGTGAAGGGTGAGCGACCGCCTGGC
This portion of the Falco rusticolus isolate bFalRus1 unplaced genomic scaffold, bFalRus1.pri scaffold_55_arrow_ctg1, whole genome shotgun sequence genome encodes:
- the CDC42EP2 gene encoding cdc42 effector protein 2, whose amino-acid sequence is MSTKVPIYLKRGSRKGKKEKLRDILSSDMISPPLGDFRHTIHIGSGGESDMFGDISFLQGKFHLLPRTEGSFDSDKDSPDAAPFEFSRTATISGCQQPSSETSSPLLKNAISLPVIGGPQALTLPSAQAPPKPPRLHLDDKAPAVPSGEEDGEGGSAASLLHPCASRFAAPTNGFAEEKGSAEPAFLSHAGSLLSLHVDLGPSILEDVLQVMEKHQAEGVGGSIQDSGRQEILT